A region of the Pricia mediterranea genome:
GCACCTGCTGAATTTTGCAAGGATTTCCATACGCCAAGACGTTGTCGGGGATGTCTTTTGTAACCACACTTCCCGCTCCAATGGTTACATTATTCCCAATGGTTACGCCGGGAAAGATAATCGAATTCCCTCCAATCCAAACTTTATCTCCAATGCTGACAGGTTCGGCAAAAGTGCGGTAGCGAGACCCGTTATCGGTTTCGATAATCCTCTCGGTAGCTTTTAGGGGATGGTTCGCGGTATAAATCTGTACGAAAGGTGCTATCAAACCGTCCTTTCCGATGGTGATTCGGTGGTTGTCCAAAAACATGCAGTTCGCATTGACGAACGTATTTTCCCCGATGGATATGTTTTCTCCGTAATCACAGAAAAATGGAGCTTCGATCCAAACGCCCCGACCCTTGTAATCGAAGAGTTCACTTAGGAAACGCTCACGTTCTTGAGTCTGTTCCGAATCAAGGTGATTATATTTTTTAATTAGTTTCCGGGCCCTGTGGTACATATGTAACAATTCCGGATCTCTGGAATCGTAGTAATCCCCCTGAAGCATTTTCTCTTTTTCGGTCATGAACAAGTATTGATGACAAGACTGATTTTAACATAGTTCCTTGGAGAGATCGACTTCCAAATACATTGCTGCCATACCAGTAGGAAGAATCCGCCAGGAAAAAAAGTACTTTTACCTCACTGGTCAT
Encoded here:
- a CDS encoding sugar O-acetyltransferase encodes the protein MTEKEKMLQGDYYDSRDPELLHMYHRARKLIKKYNHLDSEQTQERERFLSELFDYKGRGVWIEAPFFCDYGENISIGENTFVNANCMFLDNHRITIGKDGLIAPFVQIYTANHPLKATERIIETDNGSRYRTFAEPVSIGDKVWIGGNSIIFPGVTIGNNVTIGAGSVVTKDIPDNVLAYGNPCKIQQVL